CCGGACATGATGAGAGTTTTTTTCATTCATACTCCTTTCCTTAAAAAACATGGGGGAGCTTACGCTCCCCCAATTTTCATAGACTATAATGCTTAAAGGTTATTCCATAACCCAGGCAATGCCGTCTTTAAGCTGATAGCCGAGCTTAAGGGTCGCCTTGTAGATATTGCTGCCCTGGTCTGCAAGCGCGGTAACGTAGACTTTGCCGAAGTTATCGGTGGTTGCATAGGCAGTGCCAGTACCGACGATGATGCCGTATGTGCCGTTGTTTGAAAGTGCAGTCTGGGTCGAGGTGGCGGAGCTCACGACCAAGTCAAGGCCTGCATAGTCCTCGGTCGTCTGAACCGACCATCCGTACCTTGAGTTCAAGGGATTAGGCGTGTGGTCGGAGGGCGAGGTGAGCGTGGGGGTGTTGCCTGACTGACCCATCGATATGTAGAAATCGCAGTTCTCAGGGTTGTTGGCAACCGAGTAGGATGCAGCAGTTCCTGCAGCGCTGAAGCCGAAGCCTGACGGATGGGTGGCCGAAGGATCGTTAACGGTCCATACATCGAGTGTCGGGGTCTCCACGACTGCGAAGTCGAGCGTTACGCCCGTGCTTTTTGTGCCGCTCGTTACTGCGTAGACCTTAATCTCCTTTGCGGGAATATTGACCATGTCGTAGGTTGTTGTCACGGCAACCTGGTCAACACCGTCAACGGAAACAACATACTCATCAGGGGTGCCTTCGGCAGGCGCGTCCCACGTAATCTTCGCTTTGGCGCCTTCCTCAAGCGGCTCGTAGCTCAGGTTGCGTACTTCGCCAGTCGGTATGACGCAATCCAGGTTCATGAACGCGAAACCGGCTACCGCTAAAAGCGCAATAGCAACAAACTTCTTCATATTTTTTCCTCCTTAAAGGTTTTGGTTACTATCTCGATGTCGGCGGTTTTACTGTGCCGCCTCCGCCCACAGGGGGCTTGGGTTTGGGTTCAACCTTGGTGCCGTGGTACTTTTCCATGTGCTCGTCGTACTCGGTCTGAAGGTCGGAGAGTGCGGTGGAAAGCGCTTCCACGTCGCCCTCAAGGGTCGATATCCTGTCTTCAAGATCAGTTATCATTTGGGCCGTCTCGTCGGCTTTTGCGCCGCCGCCGCCGAGCTTATCGCAGCCCAGCGCGAAGCCGGCCACGATAACAAGACCAGCCACAGCCGCCAATGTGAAGAGTTTCTTCATATAGAAACCTCCTTGGTTTATATGTTGTTCTGCACTCAAATAATTTCCTGCATTCGTGCATCGCGTTCAACTCATAATAATAGGAACAAGAGGGGGGGTTGTCAAGTGCTTGACATCCTAGTCCGAAGGTATATATTTATAAATCCATAATATGGATGCATTGAAGACAAAGAAGGCGGTTCTTTTTTTCGACCTCAAGGGCTGGTATTCCAGCCAGGAAGGCAAATGCGCCAAAGAGATTGCCGAAGGTCTCAACACCTTTTATGGAGAAATTATTGACCTTGTCGACCAGTTGAAAGGTAGGGTTGTAAAGTTCATGGGCGATGCAGGTCTTATTATCTTCGAAAAAACAAGCGATGCCGTCGATTTTGCGAAGGTTATAGCCTCAAAGCACGAGGCAAACATCGGCATAGAATCAGGAGAGGTTGTGGAGGGTGTTTTCGGCAAGGATGAAGCGACCTGGTTCGACGTTTTTGGACCTGCTGTTAACGAGGCTGGAAAGAACATGGGCAAGGCTCGAAAAAGCGGGAAGGGGATTGTTGCCGGACCAAATGCATGGGAGGAACTTAGCCAGGAGGAAAGAAAGGGTCTGGACCGCTCGGCAGACCTGTAATGATTGTCTCGAATTGCACCGTCGATTCTTTACATCCACTAGGATGTGAAGTGTAAGTTCTAATTAAACAATCCGATAGAGCCTTTTCGTCTCAACAACTACGGGTTTGACTTCAAAATTCACATTACACAAGGATGTAACAGGGTGCCCAAAAAGATTCAAAGAATCTTTTTGGGGTATCAAAAGTACAACGTTACGTCCGCCTTGAGTCCGTTGAAGGGCAGTTCGTACGAGCAGATGCCGTTCTTGCAGATGTATTCTCCCTTGAACCGGCCGTAGGATAGCGTGAGATCAAACGGATAAGCGTTGTAGCGAATGGAGCCCCATGGCCACACTTCAGTTGAATCCGAAAGAACAACGACGCCTCCTCCAGCCAGCATCCACGGTCCCCAGCCAAGTTCGAGCAACAGGTGCGGCTCGTTCCACTTCTCAGCAGCCTCTGTAACAATACGCCAGGAGCCCTTAAAATGCGCCGATATTTCCCAGATCAGGGTTTCGTATCCGAGACCAGCCTCAAGCTGGTCGTTCTGGGGAGAGGTGGATGAGCCTCCGCCTCCGGGAAGCTCCCGGTCTATTAGTGTAAAGAACGGATTAAATGTGTGACCGGCAATATCGAGTCTTGTATCAAGACCGGTGCGCGATACCTTGCTCGTGCGGGAAGAATCCCAGGCAAGCGCGTATCCTGCATCCACAAAGAGCCACGGCCACGGCGCAAGATTGAGATTCGCCCTGAATCCCTGTTCATCAGCACCCTCGTTTATTGACTCGCCGTCAGGATTTGCGGGCGGCGGAGCGTTGATGCCGCCGGCAAGCCCTTTGTAGCTTTTACCTTCAAGGAGAACCCCTATCCCCTCTTGAGCGTAGGAGAGCGTTGCAAAGAATCCAAACCCGTTGACGCTGTCCACGCCGATCCATCCTTTGGGCGAGTAGCGACCCCATACGAAGCGCTGGGCGGAGGCCAGTCCCAGATTAAAGCGCCAGAACCCGAAATCAACATTCTCCTCAGCCCATTCCTCCCACGCCCTTCCGAAAAGCGTATCCGCGTCGGTCGTAGCGTCACGCCTAAGGTAGATGCCTTCTATTTTCAGATTTTCGAGAGGCGTAACGCTAACGTCTGCACCGTAGAGCCATTCGTCACGGTTTTCTTTGTCCGGTTTCAGCATCCTTCCTGCAAGCGCTCCAAGGGAAAGCCAGTTCTTCTGCCAAGAGAATTTCCCACCGTCAAGATTGCGGTCAATTCGCATGGCTTTGTCCTCGAAGGAGGAGAGCGCCAGACCGTAGCCCAGTGTCGTGTAGTAATTGCCGAGAGTGAGGGAGAACCGCTCGCCCGAGTACTCGAGGTAGCGCTGTGTAAGTTCGATGCGGGTAAGGGTATCTCGGAGTTTTTCGGCATCCAGAAGGAAGCGGCCTCCGACCCTGAATGCATCCACATAGAGGTCGGCGTTAGCTTCATTGCAGAACTGGGTCTTCCACCCGGGCTGCTCGAGCCACAGGTGCATCTCGTTCGAGCCGGAGAGGGAGACCTCTCCAAGCAGGGTTAATAAGAGAATCATCTAGACATTATCCTGTAAGTGCATGGTTTGTCAACGCAGATTCAGACAAAAGCGGGGCACAGCTGCCCTGCCCCGCAAATATCAGTAAAACCGATCTTACTCCGCAATCTTAAGGATGAAAGCCTGAGAGTCTACTTCTTCTCCTGAAGCGACCGTCAAGACAATCTTGCCTTCGGTGCCGGCGGTCATGGTTCCTACGGTAAGGTGTGAGCCAAGTATTGAATCGCTAGCTTTGAGCACCATTGTGCTGCAAGGCAGCGGGTAGCAGTTGAGCGTATCGCAGTAAGAGATATACCATCCTTCAGGCAGGGTCTGCATGGACGTCGGGCAGTCGACTATGAGCGGCAGATCGGCTGCCGTATTATTCTTTAATGTGAACTCGAAGTTATGGGACATGCCGATGCTATCAACTGTATAAACTGTATCACCTACGGGTACAACCGAGAAGTTACCTTCATCCGGCGGCTTGCATTCAAGCCCTAGAAAGATGAGCGATAGTGCGGTAATAGCAAGGATTTTCTTCATTTATCGAGCCTCCGTTTTTAGATTATACATCCTGCTGTATAAGCAATATCAATGAAGATCTTGGATAAGCCCTTATTGCCTCCCTTGAAAAAACCAGGTTCCTGACACCGCTTACTCCCTTATTTTGAAAATCTCGATTCATTTTGCCTGTGTTAAAGATGCCAAGCTTATCTTGCTCGATGCGGCCTGCACAACCTCTATATCTTCCTTTTCGACCCAGACCACGGCCGTCAAGGGAAATCCCCACGACGCATCTCTGGGAAGCGCTCTGCGGAAAGTATAAGTTTGTCCAATTTCGAAAGTTAAGTTGTCAGTCGACGTCGATTCAGGAAGCCTTCGAACCACGTGGCTGAGACCGTCCCACATCTCGTTCTTAAAAGGGACAGAATCCTCGACCAGGGCGATGCGGAGAACG
This region of bacterium genomic DNA includes:
- a CDS encoding adenylate/guanylate cyclase domain-containing protein, whose protein sequence is MKTKKAVLFFDLKGWYSSQEGKCAKEIAEGLNTFYGEIIDLVDQLKGRVVKFMGDAGLIIFEKTSDAVDFAKVIASKHEANIGIESGEVVEGVFGKDEATWFDVFGPAVNEAGKNMGKARKSGKGIVAGPNAWEELSQEERKGLDRSADL